GGCTCCCGCCTTCGTTCAATCTGAGTTGGTCACGTTGTCGAACTCGCTTGGCTTCTGGGTTTCTGGCTATCGCTGCCTCCCTGGTTTCAAGGCCATCAACTGCCCACCAATGAAGGTGTTTGTTCCCCTTCTTGTCGTGATGGATAGACGCAACCACAAGGGCTTGGCTATCGCCTGCCATGTCCGCCACTAAGGTTTCGGCAATCTCTCGTTGCTCTTCCGTCGATGCGTCATTCGGAAGTGAGATATGGCCGGTGTCGCAAAGTCGAATACCGTTTTTCTCGGTGTGTTTCTTGGCGCGAGCGGCGAGGGCGGCATAGGCCTTGCTTTTGACTGCTTGTTTGTCGCCCGTGAGAGATTGGCCTTCAGTGTGGCATATTACATCTTCATCGCCACAGGCGGCGTCTCGCGTCTGGTAGCGAAAGCGAGCCTTGGCGGTGGCTATGGCTTCAGTCAAGGAAAGGACTTTGCGAGCTTTTGGACTGGTGCTGATATGTTTGATGTTGATGCTCGCCGCGTATGAAGCCGCCATATGTGATTTCTCCAATGCGGCCCTGAGCCGCGTTCCCCGCTGGAAGCGTCTCGATGAAATCGCTCCGCAGCGCGGCCCCCGGAGGGCGCACGCTTAAGACCCGCAGGGGCTTAAGCTTCCAAGTGCGCCCTCAATCGGCGGGGCCTGGTAGGCAAATAGGAAAAAATCACACACATCAAAAAACCCGCCACAAGGGCGGGTCAGTTTGTTTCAGTTTGTCAAAACCTAACGGGTTAGGTCGTCGCCAACTCTTAGCATTTTCTGGGCGGCTGTGACGCCCTTTTGTAGAGCGGCATCGGTCTTTCTGCCGCGCTCCTTCTTCT
This genomic window from Pseudooceanicola aestuarii contains:
- a CDS encoding MobA/MobL family protein: MAASYAASINIKHISTSPKARKVLSLTEAIATAKARFRYQTRDAACGDEDVICHTEGQSLTGDKQAVKSKAYAALAARAKKHTEKNGIRLCDTGHISLPNDASTEEQREIAETLVADMAGDSQALVVASIHHDKKGNKHLHWWAVDGLETREAAIARNPEAKRVRQRDQLRLNEGGSRQDWRERMAGVVNQVAEKHGRKKAEHRSLKDQGIDRAPQLHEGVEVQDKLERGHEFSVAANERIESNSEIIAQNIRDQGGSKAKQIRAIPKRWRLPKFLDSWRSKLGFLNRSEVKEEANKTPANTDKFGSQMRTFPRIPRFNKDGQTSGLAASRLPSQHIEDTTRNAASNGGR